caattcattttgggaGGAATTATAGAAGAAAACTTTTACACTATCAACAGTAGTTGTAGGCACAGTGCTGGTGATGGGTGGATTGATGAAGCTCGATGATCTATCAATGCCTTCACTCCAAAATATATGAAGAGTCAATTTCTTTAGAGTTTGATGTTTTAGAATATTACAAAGGTATTGCCATTGATGGGGAAGTACTATAATGGTTgttaatttctttagatttttcaattgcTGGAGAATATCGAAATCCAATTGCCTGCACCTCATGTGAATAGACTCCAAGTGCTGACATTTTGATAGTGGTATTTGAACTATATTTGGTTTAGTTACATCAACATCATGGCTATATAGGCTTAGATATCGAAGAGCTGAATTTTCTGGGAACATAGACTCTCGATATTCGTACATATCCAGACCATCTATATCAAGAGTTGCCAATGTTGACGTAATAAGAAATTCTCCCACCATGTCTGGTTCATATTGCGTGTAGATTGAGGTAAATTCGATTAGGCCTTCATGGCTGAGTATCTGTTGCAAGTTCCCATAAGTAAGACCATAGCATTCTTCCAGATGAAATTCCTTTAAATTCGGGGGTAAAGCTAAAACAGTGATTGCAGTGTAATAGGGTTTCTTTATGGTCAATTTCCTGAGTTTGGGACAATTCACAACGATAGCCTGcattatattattggatattagaAATGCTGAATCCATTTGTATATCCAAAACAtctaaattgtgaaaaaaatcacTGCATATATCAAAACCAGAGATCCAAGCCATGGGATTGTCAGCTTTAGTCATCATTTGTAATTGTTTCAAGACTTTCATATcattgttcttttgtttgcttatattGCTTTTAGTCGCCTTCAagtcaatttcaaatccaaatttcaaaatttccaatttattaAGTTGAAGAATATCGAGGAAATCTTCAAGAATCACACATAAGTCTGATGCATTTGGATTTATGtgaattttcttaagattttccATCGCCAAGAGATTTTGTACGAAatcatattttataaatttgctcACTACATTGTCTGTATCACAATAACTTGCTATGATATGCAAATCTTGCAATTGTTTGAAGTTGGTCAAGATCAAATTTAAATGGGTGTATTCGAAATGATTACTGATATACAATTTCAGTGTGTTGAGATTTTCAAATACCCTCATGTCCACTGGAGTATCTACATCCAAAACGTGTACTTGTTCACCATAGTAATGTAGGAATTCATTTAGATTTTCCATATTGCTGAAGAGTAAACGATTTCTATTCAGCT
This is a stretch of genomic DNA from Haematobia irritans isolate KBUSLIRL chromosome 4, ASM5000362v1, whole genome shotgun sequence. It encodes these proteins:
- the LOC142234945 gene encoding uncharacterized protein LOC142234945; protein product: MQSIALLLNIILMESLNSDVLIYIFKLLNFNDQLQLAQASGLMKEIFAKWIWPIKYHSLRIWEINKQFIIGDELNRNRLLFSNMENLNEFLHYYGEQVHVLDVDTPVDMRVFENLNTLKLYISNHFEYTHLNLILTNFKQLQDLHIIASYCDTDNVVSKFIKYDFVQNLLAMENLKKIHINPNASDLCVILEDFLDILQLNKLEILKFGFEIDLKATKSNISKQKNNDMKVLKQLQMMTKADNPMAWISGFDICSDFFHNLDVLDIQMDSAFLISNNIMQAIVVNCPKLRKLTIKKPYYTAITVLALPPNLKEFHLEECYGLTYGNLQQILSHEGLIEFTSIYTQYEPDMVGEFLITSTLATLDIDGLDMYEYRESMFPENSALRYLSLYSHDVDVTKPNIVQIPLSKCQHLESIHMRCRQLDFDILQQLKNLKKLTTIIVLPHQWQYLCNILKHQTLKKLTLHIFWSEGIDRSSSFINPPITSTVPTTTVDSVKVFFYNSSQNELDFWFELFTKNNQMTLAVYPDDLTDDILKSIINHQRFPQSLKNIEICGFVVDCNKLRNAFESTLETFSYIIEDYEDDFKTRKCPIVLNKNRK